The sequence catctattatattattattaagctttgttttattaattaattaactaaaaaTATTTAGTAAATCATAACatattcttttattttcttttaagttattatattatattattattattatatattattataagttttattttatcTAAAATGTATTTTTAgtcttttatttaattttattttattattttaaaaatttatataaagtATGGGGACTGAACATGTAAATTGCTTTATTTTATATACTCCATTATCTTCTTCATCGTGTAAAAAGATCTGGAATTTCGAGGTGACCCCTTCAACCTATAGGTTGAAAGTTCAAGTTCCGTGGTGAGCATGTATATATTCGTGTTTAAATCCCGTGGTGGGAATTTGGGTATCGCATCATATTTTTCATCTTGCAACAAATTAccaaaattaaaatcaagaaatcaagcaAGAAAATGAAatcaaaataaaaattataaacatTAGAAAAACACATGGAAGCTTATGATTGGTAGAAGCTTCCATCACGCACCAATCCTTTTTCGTGAAGCTCTCATGGCGTCGGTCGAATTTTGCTGCCATCACGCTCCATAGTGGCGCTATGGTGGACTGATGGTGGTGATTTCAAAGCCACCACGCTGCATTAACAAAAGTCTTATATATAACTACATCACTAACTAGAATAGCTAATACGACAAGCTTACAAATCAAAAAAGTATATATGCATCATATATACTCTGTATATAAAGTTTGAAATTTTAACAAATATTAACCTTATCCATATATAATATTacaaaaaataattttaataataaataatatatacattTGCCTACATCATCGTTTATATCAGTTAAGGTATGCTTCACCGACTGTCTTTCTTGAACAGAACGAGAGGAATACCTTACACGGGTATAAAGGACCAGGCCAAAGAAGCAACCCCATCGAGCGGGGCAACTCACCTCTTTTCTTATCCTGGCTCGGTTGCTCATAGTGAAACTGGCGGCTACAGACAAGAAGGCCCCAAAAAAAGAAACTGTACGTGAGAGTTTCCCTTCATACGGCTCGAATCATTCTCATATGCCCCGAGAGGCGTTCAGTTCAATCGCTGCTCACGGAATTGATACATATAGCTCGCCCTTATAGCTTATGGGGCACTTCAACTGATTGTAATAATCACAACTAGTCAATCaacatatataaaataagataaggTTTTATAAAGCTAATTTGTCGGCCTTTAAATTTTCCTCCATGTTCATAATTGTCCGGTGGCGTCTTTGGACATAGGCAAGATAGGCGATCGCCTAGGGCCCAAAAATTTTGAAGGGCCCAAAATTTTtacgatatatatattttgatacgCATGTCTTGATAACTTTTTTCGTAttgataaattttaatattatattttcttCTGTATATAAAATTTTAACGTGTACAAGAGCTCATTTTTATTTTCGCATTGGGCCTTCGAATTGTTGAGACGACCCTGTAATTGTCGACGTTAGTTTTCCTTATTTTATATGCTGACATGTCAATTTATTATGGATTCGAGAATCAATCAAAACACTAACACAAAATTTACAGGAAAAAGTAATTTTCTTATGCCACTCTCATCCGCCAGAAGCTTTCTCATCTCAATAGACTATCACATCAACGTCACTCAATATTTCATCCTcatcacatacaacaagaaattaGTGAAAGTACGATGCATTTTCAATGAAATGACGGGATACACCTAAGCTGGCCATAGCCCATCTAATACATATgatattacaataaaaatatatattttcaagcAATGAGCAGTAGAAGTTATCGAGAAGACGTTTTAGTCTGGCCAATAGTGTAAACGGAGGTGTAAATGGTGACGAAGATGTGGCCGAGAGCACATTTTCTCTGTCATGCGAAAATAATGAAAGTGTAAGTGAACTTCGTGTTGATGTTCAAAATATCCGTTCAGCTACCGTGACTTATTTTTCTCAGTTTAACGAGATCGATGATGCATTGTGTGTGAATGGTTTGGTATTAAAAATAAAGTTGAAGGAGTTATCAATGTTTTGGTGGTGGAAAATCTATTCGGTAGTGTCAGAGTAGAATCAATTACTTTAGACGTGGTATATCTTTGGATTCACGCCATCGAAGGTGGATGGTGGTAATGAAGCGGGTAGGAAATTTTGTGCTTGTTCGTTTGTAGAATGTAAGGATATTTGCCGGGGTTGGTTTTTCACATCACTAAATTTCGGCTTCCCATAGTTAAGTGTTCTACTAGTAAGAATGGAGCTAAGAAGTCAAAAAAGACAAAGAATAAGGCGGACCTGGTTGACTCGTTTTGTTTGCGGGACAATGATGATGATTGATTCTGGTGACGTGGTCTAAAACTTGTTTAGGAAGATATGAGGGTTTTTCATACATGTGCTTTTATCTTGAATTTGGATGCGGGTTGCTCAGTTAAAAATATTGATATTTTCGAAGGGCTTGCAAAGCAAGGATTCCTCCCTCTTCAGGTACTCTATACGGCGACAATTCGTACTCCTTCAAATCTCGTAGGGGCAAGTTCGTAAATTTCGTTAAAGTTGATGGCATGGTTTTCAATCCGAAGAATCGTAAAGTAAAATTGGTGGTTCGATAGGTTGTCTTGTTTCCGGGTTCGATTTGCTTATCCAGTGTTTTTTGCTTCGATGTTAGTTTTCTTGGTTGTCAGTTGGGTTTTTTCGTATATGGGTTGAAGCTCACTTCAGTTAACACTAGCTCGTTTTTTGTATCGTTAGGGATTGTCTACTGCCTCGAGCCTTGATCCCTTTGTATCCCGGTATCTTCTTTTCTATTAAGAATTTGTTATAAACTTCTATTTTTTTAGGAATTTTCTAATAACAAACTTAAAGGTTATCATTAAAGAACTAAATATATGCAATAAATAATATTACAGTGGTTACTTTCATGGAGATGGAGAGTGATTATCTAATCTAATCTTATATTGGACTAAAAAATGATGTCATTAAATTGGTTTACAATTTTATTTAACCATTTGAGAAAACAATAAATAAAACTACAATTAAAAAAAATGACAGTAACATGTTTTATGTTTTAAGAGGAAAGAGtaaataaaattacaattaaaaaaaatCTTCTCTTGGAAGACAGATAAATTAATAAAAGATTGTTGcaaaaaacatgtgtatcggcagggacatgttagctatgtgttgactttgtcaacccatccagcggtccctggtagcccactggagcctggcgaaacaccatcacccatttacccacagcatgccaggcccgagattcgaacctgcattgttattgttgcaatcttcgcatgcgtgggaccaaTGGATCATTTGGGCCCGATAAGAATGATTTTTGATTCAATTATTTGTAAAATCGAGAATCGAACCCTCACATCCGGGAGAGTGAGTCGTTCACCAATGGGGTATTGGCCCATTCTTATAAATTAATACTCTAAAAGATATGGAGCAGATACAGAGCATCTCTTGGAAGCTGCACACGCGTGACTTATTCACCCTTTTCTATgtttcaatttcaaaatcaaaaCTTATAGCCATGAAGAAACCATCCTCATCCACCTCTTCATCCTTcatcaatcaccaccaccaccgtTGCCGCTTCTATTACCACCGTCGTCGTTGCCTCTGCTGCTACCATCCCGTTGTCTCTGCCGCTGCTGACCAGTGTCGTTTTCACTGCTGTAATCTTTTCTTCATCTCACTCATTTTTTTCCATTTAAAAATCCTTTCACCAGCTTTTTTATCCTCCGACTCTTTCAAAACAGGTTTCCATCATTTATCTTAATTTTGTCATGTGTAATTTTTGATTATGAAATTCATTCATATTTCTTAGCTTTATAGACTTTGATTTTTCTATTAACAGTAATTTAATATCCCAATTTTTTATATGAATCTCAATTAACTTTTAGAGTTTTACCTTCCACGAAGTATTATTTAACATCCActgaagttattatatatataaatttgtatatttACTAGGTTAAGGTGATGTGTGGATGCTTGATGATAGATGCAATttaagaaaaaagaaaaagaaaaaaaaagcaagGGTAAACATAATTTAGGGAAAAAATTACGCCATAGTGGTTTGTTCACATTTTCATCACAACACCTAAAGTTTATTTTTTGCGTTGTTGGTACCTAGTTTTTATTAGAATTGCATGGTTAGTACCCATATCAaattaacccctcacatgtgccatACATGTGAGGGTAATTTTGTCTTTTTAACAATTGGAAAAATTAATATTGAAAACCATGCAATTATAAACCTCGAGAGTAATAGCGTAGTCAAGCGATTAATTATCTTTTCAGTAAATGTGTTACAGTACCAAGTGTTACACCAATAAGAGTTATCTCTCATAATTTTGACTGCTCATTCGATTATTACCAGTTCACATATTATGATGTGGTTTTTATTAATTTTATAGCATTACAGATCCTCttatgtttatattaatattaacctgTACGAAATGAAGTTACAAAGCTTAACTTAGTTGTTAAACAAAAAGTACTACTTCGTGATAAACCAAATATCTTCGGTTTCTTGTTGACGtcttttttttaacggcaaagatTGATTGACTATATTAAAAAACTCTCCCTAGCAAGACGTCAAAGAGAGGGAATTACAAAGGCTTTAGTAGTCAAGAGTTCCAATTTGAAACTACATGACCTCTCGTTGACGTCTTGCTGGTGCTGAGTTTTAAAGTGGTAATTACCAATAATATATTACAAGACTTATTGCTAAAAATCAACATTATTCCATGAATAAAGTATTctttataaataaaataacaaaagtaaacatttaataaaagtaactagatACTCATTCTATAAACTTCACGGttacacatttaattacacaaaTTGCAGTGACTAAAAACACAAATAAAGTGTGCggacttaattatttaaaaaaaaaaaaagtcggaAGGTCAAAGAAGAAGATTGAATTTATTTTCCACATGTTAAAAGgacgaaattaccctcacatgtgtggcacatgtgaggggttaattTGATATGGGTACTAACCATGCAAGCCTAATAAAAACTAGGTACCAACAATGCAAAAAATAAACTTTAGGTGTTGTGATGAAAATGTGAACAAATcacaggtaccaacggcgtaattttttctaatTTAGGGTTTTTGTTGAGTTTTTTTATTTGGGGTTCGATTATAAATTGCATAATTATTTGAAAGATGTCTAAATTTTGCACATTTGCAAGTTTGGATTTTTGCTCTTATATGTTCTTAACATCTGTTCAAGTAACTGAGTTTTTAATTAAGATGATTTTTTTTGCAGGTAATGCATCTAGGATGATAATGAAATGCATGCCAACTTGGTTGTGTCTTTATTATTCGAAAATTTCCAAAAATTTTAATGTGTTTGGGTCACTACTTCTAAATAATTGGAATCCTTTGAGTTGTGAATTAAATCTCTATTCAATCATTAAGGAAACTGAGTACGAGCCACTAAAATTCCTATTGGTGTTCTTTAAGTAGCATGCTTGAGTGACAAACATTAGCAATTATTCAATAATTGAATCAAATGTGACTATGCGTCCAAGACAGTTAAATAATGTAGACATAAGTGCTAGTTTGTTGAGTATGGTTATGTCAATATTGGATCAAATTTACCATGATTTAGACTTTCCGTTTTTGATTTTTTGTAGTATAGATttgaaggattaatgtgcaaggtacaatatATAACTATATAGTTAAATTCATTTgaaccttcggggtcacacacatatacacctagacgtcaaatgaaatatatatatatatatatatatatatatatatatatatatatatatatatatatatatatatatatatatatatatatatatatatatatatattactcaagtaacaaaataaattataatatttttttttttttttgaattagttaattaatttagtgATTAattaattatactccgtaattatatGTGAATTCattttttcatatatataaataaagtacttGATTGAACCAGCAAAGTAGATATTAAAATTATTTGTTTAAGGACTTAAAAACTGTTACATATCACCTATTTCAAGTGGCTTATATATAATATTGCTAGTGGTTGTATGGAGTGGGTGAAAAGATAGAAATATAGTAATATATACCCACTGCTTTTTCTTTTGATCATTGCACAAGATTAAAGAAATAAAAAGGTTTCCAAAGAAAGTCTCTATATAGCTATTGGCTGTTATTTGGTCATGAGTGAATGAAAAAAAAAACACAAGCCAGAGATTAAGTTTCTCTCTTTTGAAAGAACAAACGAATAGATACACGGAGTACTAtcgattatttatattattaatataatttgattatattaataagttacttggggtttggactagcatccattggcagtcgttttgaagtgtagtgtggactatccaaagagacggtcatactattgatcgtaagtttctctcctgcAATCCGTTTCTtcaggaaaggtatatcgtttactcactttgtgaatttatatattttgacaattattagtggtgtaattggatcttgttggaaccgttaatcgtgtgcatgttttgtaatataaataagtttattttaactatccgctgcgttaatctgatttgaaAGTGCATGCGATTTTCCATCAAGATTTAGTTATGCCACCTACTTATTTGTGGACTTAGACTAAGACTTCCTGTTTGTGCTTCTGACTTTATACAAGATATACCAGAATTAGTACACAAGGATTTGTTGTGTGGGTATGATATGCCATGGATAAAGATTTTGCTTTGTTGTTATGTTGCTTAAGATACAGTATTGTATCATCTTCTTCACTCCATTAGGTTTTGCTGTGCACTGTGCAGCCCCAAATCTTCCAGCCCAAGTCATAGCGAAATTTGTGATTGAAAAGTGTATTATGAGCTCATGAGGTGAATGATACTTAATAGTATGCACTGTTAATACTATTTATAACGAAattcatcattattattgtcaATTATTAGATTAGTCATTTTTTTGGTGGTTAAaattgttggaaatatgttctcgggttggctaatggtttgaccgtggtacatatatcccgaaggtatgcccatgacattaaataatacaaAGTCCATTTATCTTATTCGGTCACAcataaaggccaatcgtaaattgttcgaCATACTTTCTaatagaaatttaatttattaaacaTTTGTTAAtggttttaataaattaaataagttttgagattaatataattaattagttAATAAGTTAACTAGTAATTAATTATACATGTGCAAGTATTATGTAGTtagtgtatatacatatattttatatacatgcaGAAGCATGCTACTGGAAAAGTGAACCCACATGGGTAAAAGAAAAGCACTCTTGCTTTTTAAGTCACATAGACATGCATTCTTGTAATTATGCATTTTTCATCTAATCTCACTACTTTCGGGATCCCTTTTTCTCTCTActacaagaaaaaaaaaataaaaaaaaaataaaataaaaaaataattgatATCATAGAAGTGGTTCGGTGATCTTGAAACAGAGAAGAAAGGATTTGTGAAGGTAGAAGGTATAGGTcgaacaaggttggaactttgggtgtttgccgtttagaggaactctcctTTGAGTTCTCTACAAGCTAAGAATTTCAAGAAAGACTACAAAGGTGTTGTAATCTAACCTCTTCTTGTTCAATTTATATTTTgtttgctaaaagttttgtacatgggtccttgggagagtatgattttgtaaatttTTTAAATTGCTTCCGCTAGCTTTgtgtttgtatcatactccaacaagtggtatccgagccatcttgtacaagttttagcaaacttttcttatgataatAAGTTTTGATGAATATGTTATGCATGATACTTGGAGATGATTATGCATAACGAACTTGCAAAACTATTATCATGATTTGtgtttttatgtttcctaaataataTTTGAATCTTGGGTTTTGGCAAAATGTTAAATGGTTAATCTCATTTTAAAAGTTATTTTTCAGCTTGAACAGTCTGTCTTTCATGGACTGTTTCGAGGCTTTAAACTCCATATTTTCGTATGAGGCCAATTgtatttgaaagctaactgaaagaacttaaatttgaaaaaaaaatcatcgaaaatggattagaaatgagtaagatatgaccatttaaagttgatGTATGAATCGACAAAAAATTAATtccgaaaattaaaaaaaaaatagcttgcatgttgactattaaagaatcaatgtttaggaaaataaagtacataaattatattcatgtttttcatttaatgagaaaattaaaattgttaattttagacttTTATACTTTGTTAAAGTaaataaatctccaacatgttttaatTCACTTGATATGTTTGTTtagatggttttggcatgaaaaccatacttacaaaatatgaagtgggtttacatacaaATGTTATGTAAACAATGATTGAATATTATAAGTGCCATTAAGACGACTTTTAACGGTAGGGTGGCCACGCCGTGGGGGATGAGGTGGCATCCGGCCACGCGGTGGGAGGCCCGTATCGGGGCGTGGGAGAGGGGCGGCAGAGGTGGCGTGGCGGTGGTGCGTGGGTGGGAGACGGAGGTGGTAACGGGTGTGGGGGTTTGTGATTGGAACACTTGTCAAAATTTCATTAATTGGGGAATATATCCGTTGCATAATtcggggtttaataataataaaaaaaattaatccaATATTATTTATCCTATATATACACATCTATTTTACTCATTCTATATACATTTCTTTCCTCCAATAATACTTTTCCTTTCTTatttaaaaacactataaaatttCATAATGGATAAAATTTTCAAAATGCTCGAATTTGTTATTGATGACGATTCGAATGatgaaaaaatatataattttgttaGTAGTTTGGCGGACGAAGATGTCGAGGGAGAAGCTACAAGTTCACGAGTCCCTCGCCCCCGTACCTATATTCCAAGGGATCGTGAAGATGCGGCAGTGAGGTTATACAACGATTATTTTTCTGAAACTCCAAATTATACGGAAAAGAACTTTAGACGACGTTATCGAATGAGTCGTGAATTATTTCTCCGTATCATCGAAGGTATATCAAACTTTAATAGTAGCGATATTCCCGATTATTTTATGTTTTTTAGGGAACGTCCCGATGCTACTGGTCGTCAAAGTTTGACGATACTTCAAAAATGCACGGCGGCCAAACGTCAAATGGCGTATGGAACTACACCTGATTTACATGACGAATACATAAAAATTGGTGAGAAAACAGCTGCTTTATGTTTAGATAATTTTTGTAGATGCGTGTTTCATTTGtttgcacgtgtttcatttgtttgCTAGACAGTACTTGAGAAAACCAACGCCGAAGATATTGTTCGGCTTTATAGTTTTCATGCCCAAAAACATGGTTTACCGGGTATGCTTGgtagtattgattgtatgcattgggagtgGAAGAATTGTCCAATTGCGTGGCAAGGTCAATATACTAGAGGTGATAAAAAAGGCCCGTCCATTATGCTAGAAGCAGTCACCTCGCAAGATTTGTGGATATGGCATGCATTCTTTAGTATGGCAGGTGCGAACAACGACATTAACGTTTTAAATTATTCACCATTGTTCAACACTATTAAAAAAGGAACTGCTCCACCTTCACCATTCGATGTTAACGGGCATCACTACGAAAGAGGTTATTACCTAGGTGATGGTATATACCCCGATTGGGCAATGTTGGTCAAAGCCCCCATTCTCCAACTGACGAACCGCGAAAAAAATTTAAAAGGTTTCAAGAAAGTGCAAGAAAAGATATTGAGCGTGCATTTGGAGTATTACAGGGTATATTTCAAATGTTAAAAACTCCGGCGAGATCTTTGGACTTCAACAAAATAGGAAGACACATGTATGCGTGTATCGTATTACATAACATGATTCAAGAAAATAACGGGTTTGTTATTGGGAAGAAAGAAGAAAGAATGATACAACGGAACCCACCACGACGGTTACACAGGGATTTGAGGGATCGAGATGCAATGGTTAAGGAAATAAGAGATAAGCAAGTTCACAAACAGTTAGAGGCAGATTTAACCGAGCATGTTTGGAACTTATCACCTTACTTTCGTACCGCTAATATTATTGAGTAATTTGTTATGTATTTCTAGTTTCGGTTAAGATTTttaaattatgtaatttttaatttcGGTAATTTAAATTAATGTTCTTCGTGTTTACTTATTGAGTAATGTAATATTATTTttaaacatcacttttattcaacaCACAAACGGTTACATTTTTTAAACAAGAACTACATTAAACTGAAATACAACATAAGATCTTAAAACACAACACAAACATCGATGAATTCAGTAGAGTTCATAAAAAAAACGACCATCTGTGTCGTACTCTGGATCCAccggttcttctttttcttcttcggcTGCTTCATCGATGTAACGTCAACCCAACgtttcttcatcttcaagaaccacatacaGAGTAATGCGgttaccacgatcttcaatggtatcttttatcccGTACCATTGATCATAGGTACGGAGATAGCTTGCCTCCATCTCATCATCATAATCGTCTTCAAAAAACAACACATCCGTGTATTCACACGGTACATTTGCCTTCAGAAAGGCTAGCAGATCGTTTAAACCAACGTCACGGATATCGATTCCTTCGAATGAAATTTTTTTGCCAGACTTGTAGACCTTCATATGATTATGGAAATCACCCCCGTAATGAACATCGTAtgcaacaatcattgggggaattgTTTTCATTTTCACTGATTGGAAGTGTTTTGATTTTGAGTTGAGAAGTGAAGTGTGTGAAATGAATTGGGTTAGTGggtgtatttataggtgaaaaagtatccgtttttgaaagaaaaaaaaaataacggtCGGATTTTAAATCCgtttatttttgaattttaaaaattaaatttgaaaatattaataataaattcaataaagcaaaaaataaaacagaaaaattaaaaataaaatgccacATCAGCTTTCCACTAACCCACACCACTAACCCACACCACCACTACTTCACTCAAACCACCCAC comes from Rutidosis leptorrhynchoides isolate AG116_Rl617_1_P2 chromosome 4, CSIRO_AGI_Rlap_v1, whole genome shotgun sequence and encodes:
- the LOC139840839 gene encoding uncharacterized protein translates to MDKIFKMLEFVIDDDSNDEKIYNFVSSLADEDVEGEATSSRVPRPRTYIPRDREDAAVRLYNDYFSETPNYTEKNFRRRYRMSRELFLRIIEGISNFNSSDIPDYFMFFRERPDATGRQSLTILQKCTAAKRQMAYGTTPDLHDEYIKIVLEKTNAEDIVRLYSFHAQKHGLPGMLGSIDCMHWEWKNCPIAWQGQYTRGDKKGPSIMLEAVTSQDLWIWHAFFSMAGANNDINVLNYSPLFNTIKKGTAPPSPFDVNGHHYERGYYLGDGIYPDWAMLGIFQMLKTPARSLDFNKIGRHMYACIVLHNMIQENNGFVIGKKEERMIQRNPPRRLHRDLRDRDAMVKEIRDKQVHKQLEADLTEHVWNLSPYFRTANIIE